One window of Pirellulales bacterium genomic DNA carries:
- a CDS encoding XdhC family protein, whose product MMRELLQRLLDDLAADRATAYCRLVETRGSTPQKAGAAMLVFADGSQAGTLGGGCVEAEVKRRALAVLDGHRPEICSFQLDSDYGWDDGLICGGRMLVLVEPIAALGEADYFVRLRQALDRGQGCIEAIVFDAEKSGLPAAASFLVSPDGSLIASRHTGTTQTLPAVVAEGLAEAASRPRAQTKSGIAYLPQRARARLLIVGGGHVGQAVANLAVDLDFDVWVLDDRAEYVEPSRFPRAQRLIHGDVGVMLAQLDITTDTYALIVTRGHNHDEEALYHLVDRGARYVGMIGSRRKIRLIFDDLEAQGVSPESLAKVFAPVGIEIGSQTVPEIAVSILAELVAHRNCGGQVPGRPTAIHACDP is encoded by the coding sequence ATGATGCGAGAACTGCTCCAGCGGCTGCTTGACGACCTGGCCGCCGATCGGGCGACCGCTTATTGCCGCCTGGTCGAGACGCGCGGGTCGACGCCACAAAAAGCCGGCGCTGCCATGCTCGTGTTTGCTGACGGCTCACAGGCCGGCACCCTCGGCGGCGGCTGCGTCGAGGCCGAGGTCAAACGGCGGGCTCTGGCGGTGCTCGACGGGCACCGGCCCGAGATCTGCTCGTTCCAACTCGACAGCGATTACGGCTGGGACGATGGGCTGATCTGCGGGGGCCGCATGTTGGTGCTGGTCGAACCAATCGCGGCGCTCGGCGAAGCCGACTATTTCGTTCGCCTGCGGCAGGCTCTCGACCGAGGACAGGGATGCATCGAAGCGATCGTCTTCGACGCCGAGAAAAGCGGTCTGCCGGCCGCGGCCTCGTTCCTGGTAAGTCCAGACGGATCCTTGATCGCCAGCCGCCATACCGGCACAACGCAAACGCTGCCGGCCGTGGTAGCGGAAGGCCTCGCTGAAGCCGCTTCTCGCCCCCGCGCTCAAACCAAATCCGGAATCGCTTATTTACCGCAGCGCGCCCGCGCGAGGCTCTTGATCGTTGGCGGCGGACACGTTGGCCAGGCCGTTGCGAATTTGGCCGTGGATCTGGATTTCGACGTGTGGGTACTGGATGACCGGGCTGAGTACGTCGAGCCATCGCGATTCCCGCGCGCTCAGCGGCTGATTCACGGCGACGTCGGCGTTATGCTCGCGCAGCTCGACATTACGACTGACACGTATGCCCTGATCGTGACGCGCGGGCATAATCACGACGAGGAGGCTCTCTATCATTTGGTCGATCGCGGCGCGCGCTACGTCGGCATGATCGGCAGCCGGCGGAAGATCCGCCTGATCTTCGACGATCTCGAGGCGCAAGGCGTATCGCCCGAGTCCTTGGCCAAGGTCTTCGCTCCCGTGGGGATCGAGATCGGTTCGCAAACCGTTCCGGAAATCGCGGTGAGCATTCTGGCCGAGCTCGTGGCGCATCGAAACTGCGGCGGCCAGGTTCCGGGGCGCCCCACAGCAATCCACGCGTGCGACCCGTGA
- a CDS encoding peptidylprolyl isomerase, with translation MAKKAKARHILVPSKETCESLKTQIEAGADFADLAKKHSQCPSGQQGGDLGEFAPGRMVPEFDKVVFSAPVGQVQGPVRTQFGWHLLEVTSRTE, from the coding sequence ATGGCGAAGAAAGCCAAAGCACGTCACATTCTGGTCCCTTCCAAGGAAACCTGCGAAAGCCTGAAAACGCAGATCGAAGCGGGCGCTGATTTCGCCGACCTGGCGAAGAAGCATTCGCAATGCCCGTCGGGCCAGCAAGGGGGTGATCTCGGCGAATTTGCGCCCGGCCGGATGGTGCCGGAATTCGACAAAGTCGTGTTCAGCGCGCCGGTCGGCCAGGTGCAAGGGCCCGTGCGCACGCAATTCGGCTGGCACCTGTTGGAAGTCACCAGTCGCACGGAATAG
- a CDS encoding FKBP-type peptidyl-prolyl cis-trans isomerase encodes MRMLALLSLAITCCSSPAVFAQGQGKKLTPIPRPGAAAAPTKVNTADASYAMGYKMGTSIKRGKVPVDTAALLKGIQEGVTGAKSAMSEEDMVATLKAFEQEIVARIPEQNKQEGEAFLAANAKAEGVKTTKSGLQYKVVKEGTGKAPTKNDQVTVHYRGTLVDGTPFDSSYDRGEPAKFPVAGVIPGWTEALQLMKLGSKYMLYIPADLAYGPVGSPPVIGPNSTLVFEVELLGIGE; translated from the coding sequence ATGCGAATGCTTGCTTTGCTCTCACTGGCCATTACGTGTTGCTCATCCCCAGCGGTCTTCGCCCAGGGACAGGGAAAGAAGCTGACGCCGATTCCCCGGCCTGGCGCAGCCGCCGCGCCGACCAAGGTAAATACCGCCGACGCGAGTTACGCGATGGGCTACAAAATGGGAACCAGCATCAAGCGCGGCAAGGTGCCCGTCGACACCGCGGCGCTGCTCAAGGGAATTCAAGAGGGAGTCACGGGCGCCAAGAGTGCCATGAGCGAAGAGGACATGGTCGCGACCTTAAAAGCGTTCGAGCAGGAAATCGTCGCGAGGATCCCCGAACAGAATAAACAAGAGGGTGAAGCTTTCCTGGCGGCCAATGCCAAGGCCGAAGGCGTGAAGACGACGAAGTCCGGACTGCAGTACAAGGTCGTGAAGGAAGGGACCGGCAAGGCGCCGACGAAGAACGATCAGGTCACGGTCCACTACCGAGGGACGTTGGTCGACGGTACGCCTTTTGACAGCTCATACGATCGCGGGGAGCCGGCGAAGTTTCCCGTGGCCGGCGTTATCCCTGGCTGGACCGAGGCGCTGCAGCTTATGAAGCTCGGCTCGAAGTACATGCTCTACATTCCCGCGGACCTGGCCTACGGACCTGTGGGTAGCCCGCCCGTGATCGGCCCGAACTCGACGCTCGTTTTCGAAGTCGAGTTGCTGGGAATTGGGGAATAG
- a CDS encoding SDR family oxidoreductase produces the protein MTSLQGLTAVVTGSTSGIGRAIALEFAAAGAAVLVHGRRSSEAARAVTDTVRRQGADSAVEMADIADPAQARQFVDRAWAWRGKVDIWVNNAGADTLTGEAARWPFEKKLDALWQVDVRGTIALSRLAGARMKTAGRGVILNVGWDQAESGMAGDSGELFATTKGAIMAFTKSLARSLAPHVRVNCLAPGWIKTSWGENASQDWQDRAVREALLARWGTPEDVARTATFLASPAAAFITGQIVAVNGGH, from the coding sequence ATGACCTCGCTTCAGGGACTAACCGCGGTCGTCACAGGCTCTACCAGCGGTATCGGTCGCGCGATTGCGCTCGAATTTGCGGCCGCCGGCGCCGCGGTGCTGGTCCACGGCCGGCGCTCGAGCGAGGCCGCCCGGGCGGTGACGGATACCGTGCGCCGGCAGGGAGCGGACTCCGCCGTGGAAATGGCCGACATTGCCGATCCGGCGCAAGCGCGACAGTTTGTCGACCGCGCCTGGGCCTGGCGCGGCAAGGTCGATATTTGGGTCAACAACGCCGGCGCCGACACGCTCACGGGCGAAGCCGCACGTTGGCCCTTTGAAAAGAAACTCGACGCGCTTTGGCAGGTCGATGTACGCGGAACGATCGCGCTTTCGCGGCTCGCCGGTGCGCGAATGAAAACGGCCGGCCGTGGCGTGATTTTGAACGTCGGTTGGGATCAGGCCGAAAGCGGCATGGCCGGTGACAGCGGCGAACTGTTCGCGACCACCAAGGGGGCGATCATGGCCTTTACCAAAAGCCTTGCTCGTTCGCTCGCCCCGCACGTGCGCGTCAATTGCCTGGCGCCGGGCTGGATCAAAACCTCCTGGGGTGAAAACGCCTCGCAGGATTGGCAAGACCGCGCGGTGCGCGAAGCGCTGTTGGCCCGCTGGGGCACGCCCGAGGATGTGGCCCGCACCGCAACGTTCCTTGCCTCGCCGGCGGCCGCGTTCATCACCGGGCAAATTGTGGCCGTTAACGGAGGCCATTGA
- a CDS encoding PQQ-binding-like beta-propeller repeat protein, translating to MMAEMARRWPQGNASPAPALRWGLVALAIVAAGAVCAWAQIGENKDHQVAFLTSASTIAGTALGIFGWLVVTAPWSWGGRLRTLAAFGGLVGIGMLLVRIDETSGDVVPKLAWRWTPKHDVALAGEFADLVGGTADLSTTTPDDSPQFLGKDRSGRVSEPRLSRDWSSHPPRELWRRPIGAAWSSFAIVGNYAVTQEQRGENELVVCYELATGKPVWYHADKTRFEEVLAGVGPRSTPTIDEGRVYTMGARGLLNCLDGATGKRLWSHDVAKENGADTPELQPQWGKSCSPLIVDDAVVVSAGGPDGHSLVAYDKRTGDELWHAGSAASSYSSPLLATLAGRRQIVIINRPNVAGHDPADGRILWTFDWPEPNPKCAEPLVTGDDTVLVSAGYGIGSALLRIVPGSDGIFTAEQLWADRNLRNLKSKFADMVLLDNFVYALDDGVLCCVEAETGKRRWRGGRYQHGQLLLVGDLLLVQGEAGELALVDPQPKSFVELGRITALTAKTWNNPAISGNKLLVRNHEEAVCYELPLADAAEPSAEK from the coding sequence ATGATGGCCGAGATGGCGCGACGTTGGCCGCAGGGAAACGCGAGCCCCGCCCCCGCGCTGCGGTGGGGATTGGTCGCGTTGGCGATCGTGGCGGCTGGCGCCGTCTGCGCATGGGCGCAGATCGGCGAAAACAAGGATCACCAGGTTGCCTTCCTGACGTCGGCCTCGACCATCGCCGGCACGGCATTGGGAATCTTCGGCTGGCTGGTGGTCACCGCGCCCTGGTCGTGGGGCGGGCGGCTGAGGACGCTTGCCGCGTTTGGGGGCCTGGTCGGCATCGGCATGCTCCTGGTGCGCATCGACGAAACATCCGGGGACGTCGTTCCCAAGCTCGCCTGGCGTTGGACGCCCAAGCACGATGTCGCCTTGGCCGGCGAATTTGCCGATCTCGTGGGGGGCACCGCCGACCTGAGCACGACGACGCCTGACGATTCGCCCCAATTCCTGGGAAAGGATCGCAGCGGTCGCGTGTCGGAGCCACGGCTGTCGCGGGACTGGTCGAGCCACCCACCGCGCGAGCTGTGGCGCCGCCCGATCGGCGCGGCCTGGAGCTCGTTTGCCATCGTCGGTAATTACGCCGTCACGCAAGAGCAGCGCGGCGAAAACGAGCTGGTGGTCTGTTACGAACTGGCGACCGGTAAGCCCGTCTGGTATCACGCCGACAAGACCCGGTTCGAAGAGGTCCTGGCCGGCGTCGGCCCACGCTCCACGCCGACGATCGATGAGGGACGCGTCTACACGATGGGGGCGCGGGGCCTTTTGAATTGCCTCGACGGGGCGACGGGAAAGCGACTCTGGTCGCACGACGTGGCCAAGGAAAACGGCGCCGACACGCCGGAGCTTCAGCCCCAATGGGGTAAGAGTTGCTCGCCGCTCATCGTCGACGACGCGGTAGTCGTCTCGGCCGGCGGGCCGGACGGGCATTCGCTGGTCGCTTACGACAAGCGGACGGGCGACGAACTATGGCACGCCGGCAGCGCGGCCTCCAGCTACAGTTCGCCTCTCTTGGCCACGCTCGCCGGGCGGCGGCAGATCGTGATCATCAATCGGCCGAATGTTGCCGGGCATGACCCGGCCGACGGTCGGATCTTGTGGACCTTTGACTGGCCAGAACCGAATCCCAAGTGTGCCGAACCGCTGGTCACCGGCGACGACACGGTGCTGGTTTCGGCCGGCTACGGAATCGGTAGCGCGCTGTTGCGCATCGTGCCTGGTAGCGATGGAATATTCACCGCTGAGCAGTTGTGGGCCGATCGGAATCTGCGCAATCTGAAATCGAAGTTTGCCGACATGGTTCTTCTCGACAACTTCGTCTACGCACTGGACGACGGTGTCCTGTGCTGCGTCGAAGCCGAGACCGGGAAGCGCCGCTGGCGCGGCGGTCGCTACCAGCACGGGCAACTGCTGCTGGTCGGTGATTTGCTGCTGGTGCAAGGGGAAGCGGGCGAACTGGCCCTGGTCGACCCGCAGCCAAAATCCTTCGTCGAGCTGGGGCGCATCACGGCGCTGACGGCTAAGACATGGAACAATCCGGCGATTTCCGGCAACAAGCTACTTGTGCGGAATCACGAGGAAGCCGTGTGCTACGAACTGCCGCTGGCGGATGCGGCCGAACCGTCCGCCGAAAAGTAA
- a CDS encoding ABC transporter ATP-binding protein: protein MIELIDFGKTYGEYVAVEGLNLKIEAGELFGFIGPNGAGKSTTIRFLATLLNATKGEGIVNGHSVTRDPLAVRRSVGYMPDNFGVYDGMKVWEFLDFFAVAYQLPRSRRKQVIGDVLELLDLTHKRDDFVNGLSRGMKQRLCLAKTLVHDPPVLILDEPSSGLDPRARLEVKALLRELRRMGKTILISSHILTELADCCTSIGIIERGQLLMHGPIDDVYRRIRTNRVLEIRFLERMEAGLSIIRSRPETLDVHIDGTRARIEIAGDDACLAALLEEMIAAGVRMHSFAERDPSLEDVFMLVTKGLVA, encoded by the coding sequence ATGATCGAGCTCATTGATTTCGGCAAGACCTACGGCGAGTACGTCGCCGTCGAGGGCCTGAACCTGAAGATCGAGGCCGGCGAGCTGTTCGGCTTCATCGGGCCCAACGGCGCGGGAAAAAGCACGACGATCCGCTTTCTCGCAACGCTCTTGAACGCGACGAAAGGCGAAGGAATCGTCAACGGGCACAGCGTCACGCGCGACCCGTTGGCCGTGCGGCGCAGCGTTGGCTACATGCCCGACAACTTCGGCGTTTACGACGGGATGAAGGTGTGGGAGTTCCTTGATTTCTTTGCCGTCGCCTATCAATTACCCCGCTCGCGGCGCAAGCAGGTTATCGGCGACGTGCTGGAACTGTTGGACCTGACCCACAAGCGCGATGATTTCGTGAACGGCCTTTCGCGCGGCATGAAGCAGCGGTTGTGTTTGGCCAAGACGCTGGTACACGATCCGCCGGTCCTGATCCTGGACGAGCCCTCCAGCGGACTCGACCCGCGCGCCCGGCTGGAAGTGAAGGCCTTGCTGCGCGAACTGCGGCGGATGGGCAAGACAATCTTGATTTCCAGCCATATCCTCACGGAACTGGCCGATTGCTGCACGTCGATCGGCATCATCGAGCGCGGACAACTGCTGATGCACGGACCGATCGACGACGTCTATCGACGCATCCGCACGAATCGCGTGCTGGAGATTCGTTTTCTCGAGCGTATGGAGGCCGGATTGTCGATCATTCGCAGCCGGCCCGAGACGCTCGACGTACACATCGACGGCACGCGGGCGCGCATCGAGATCGCCGGCGACGATGCTTGCCTGGCGGCTCTGCTGGAAGAGATGATCGCCGCCGGAGTGCGCATGCACTCGTTCGCCGAGCGCGATCCGTCGCTCGAAGACGTGTTCATGCTGGTGACCAAGGGGCTGGTGGCTTGA
- a CDS encoding DUF6513 domain-containing protein, which yields MNREHVHFVTGRLAAESLHNVLADLAPRADFDYSVSVLGISVAALMTPRWVAQRLALPAGTTRVVLPGYCLGDLHDVQTAAGVPVDRGPKDLRDLPEWFSAEGTQHTDYGKYSMEILAEINHAPRLSREELLREARALAADGADVIDLGCNPGEDWADVADAVRMLRDESLRISIDSMNPDEVERAVRAGAELVLSVNSTNVQRAVDWGCEVVVVPDVPESLAGLDDTIARLQAANVPVRLDPILEPIGFGFARSLGRYLDVRRRYPNTAMMMGIGNLTELTDVDSAGVNAMLIGFCQELRIDSVLTTQVINWARSSVRECDVARRLAFHAVEKKVLPKHVDERLVMLRDARVHERGAAELERLAREIKDPNYRVFVDSGQLHVISAGLHLQGTDPYELLARIQNESKRPLEASHAFYLGYELAKARTALTLGKDYRQDEALNWGLLTVAEDSHAGRRVKNSPPCDLSDEKS from the coding sequence ATGAACCGAGAGCATGTCCATTTCGTCACGGGTCGATTGGCCGCGGAGAGCCTGCACAACGTGCTGGCGGATCTGGCCCCGCGCGCCGACTTCGATTACTCGGTGAGCGTGTTGGGCATATCGGTCGCGGCGCTGATGACCCCGCGCTGGGTGGCGCAGCGACTGGCGCTCCCTGCCGGCACAACGCGCGTGGTTCTGCCCGGTTATTGCCTGGGCGACTTGCACGACGTGCAGACGGCGGCGGGCGTCCCCGTCGATCGCGGACCGAAGGATTTGCGCGACCTGCCTGAGTGGTTTAGCGCCGAGGGGACACAGCACACCGATTACGGCAAATACTCGATGGAAATACTGGCCGAAATCAATCATGCGCCGCGCCTCTCACGTGAGGAACTGCTGCGCGAGGCCCGTGCTTTGGCCGCTGACGGCGCGGATGTGATCGACCTGGGCTGCAATCCCGGCGAGGACTGGGCCGACGTTGCTGATGCCGTGCGCATGCTCCGCGACGAGTCGTTGCGTATCTCGATCGACAGCATGAATCCCGACGAGGTCGAACGCGCCGTCCGGGCCGGGGCTGAGCTGGTCCTGTCGGTGAATTCCACAAACGTCCAGCGCGCCGTCGATTGGGGATGTGAGGTCGTCGTCGTGCCGGACGTCCCGGAATCGCTGGCTGGACTCGACGATACGATTGCGCGATTGCAGGCCGCAAACGTGCCTGTGCGCCTCGACCCGATTCTCGAGCCGATCGGCTTCGGCTTTGCCCGCAGCCTGGGGCGGTACCTCGACGTGCGCCGCCGCTATCCCAACACGGCGATGATGATGGGGATCGGTAACCTCACGGAGCTGACCGACGTCGATTCGGCTGGCGTCAATGCCATGCTGATCGGCTTCTGTCAGGAGCTGCGCATCGACAGTGTGCTGACGACGCAGGTCATCAACTGGGCGCGCAGCTCAGTGCGGGAATGCGATGTGGCGCGGCGCCTGGCGTTTCATGCCGTCGAGAAGAAGGTTCTGCCGAAGCACGTCGACGAGCGACTGGTGATGCTGCGAGACGCGCGTGTTCACGAGCGCGGGGCCGCGGAGCTCGAGCGACTTGCGCGGGAGATCAAGGATCCGAATTATCGAGTTTTCGTAGACTCGGGCCAATTGCACGTGATCAGCGCCGGACTTCACCTGCAGGGCACCGATCCCTACGAGCTACTGGCGCGCATCCAGAACGAAAGCAAGCGTCCGCTCGAGGCAAGCCACGCCTTTTACCTTGGCTACGAACTGGCCAAAGCGCGCACGGCCCTGACGCTTGGCAAGGACTATCGGCAGGACGAAGCGCTCAACTGGGGACTGCTCACCGTGGCCGAGGACAGCCACGCGGGCCGGCGCGTTAAAAACTCCCCTCCTTGCGATCTGTCGGATGAGAAATCTTAA
- a CDS encoding superoxide dismutase family protein, producing MRVLLSLTFVLACVAVVTGQHAKAPAGEAAGPDRAVSVLIPMGDSGVTGVVYFTKEGKSVHVSGTVTGLKPGEHGFHVHQFGDVTSTDGMSAGGHFNPENKMHGKPGDKERHVGDLGNITAGADGVAKIDIKDSMLELEGPHSILGRGLVVHANPDKFTQPVGDAGGRVAVGAIGIASPPKK from the coding sequence ATGCGTGTTCTACTTTCCCTCACTTTCGTGCTCGCGTGCGTCGCGGTTGTTACGGGGCAGCACGCCAAGGCGCCGGCAGGCGAGGCCGCCGGTCCCGACCGTGCCGTCTCCGTCCTTATCCCCATGGGCGATAGTGGCGTGACCGGAGTGGTGTATTTCACCAAAGAGGGCAAGTCGGTTCACGTCTCGGGCACGGTTACCGGTCTGAAGCCGGGTGAACACGGCTTCCACGTCCATCAGTTCGGCGACGTGACCAGCACCGACGGGATGTCCGCCGGAGGCCACTTCAATCCGGAAAACAAGATGCACGGCAAGCCCGGTGACAAGGAACGTCACGTCGGCGACCTGGGAAATATCACGGCCGGCGCAGACGGCGTCGCGAAGATCGACATCAAGGACAGCATGCTCGAGCTCGAAGGACCGCATTCGATCCTGGGGCGTGGGCTGGTCGTACACGCGAATCCTGATAAGTTCACGCAGCCCGTCGGCGACGCCGGCGGCCGCGTCGCGGTAGGCGCGATCGGCATCGCATCGCCTCCGAAGAAGTAG
- a CDS encoding nucleotidyltransferase family protein, whose protein sequence is MRPVNGASARATTGQPRYFAIVPAAGRSARMGQPKLLLPWRGSTVIEHVLSAWKASRAARVVVVVHAADQALAEVCRRAGAEVVVPAVPPEDMKASVGHALRWLTDHAAPGAFDAWLVAPADMPRLSAALIDAVIAAHGPDEASILRPVSNGRRGHPVLFPWTLASAVEKLSADEGLDALVRRNPVREIAWTDAGTFEDLDLPADYERLQREENP, encoded by the coding sequence GTGCGACCCGTGAACGGCGCCTCGGCACGAGCGACCACTGGGCAGCCGCGTTACTTTGCCATTGTTCCCGCCGCCGGACGCAGCGCCCGGATGGGACAGCCGAAACTGCTGCTTCCCTGGCGCGGGAGCACCGTGATCGAGCACGTTCTGTCGGCATGGAAAGCCAGCCGCGCCGCCCGGGTCGTGGTCGTCGTCCATGCTGCCGATCAAGCGCTGGCCGAGGTGTGCCGGCGGGCGGGCGCCGAGGTCGTGGTACCCGCCGTGCCGCCGGAAGACATGAAAGCGAGCGTCGGCCACGCGCTTCGCTGGCTCACGGATCATGCGGCGCCTGGGGCCTTCGATGCGTGGCTCGTCGCGCCGGCCGACATGCCGCGCTTGTCGGCCGCGCTGATCGATGCCGTTATTGCGGCGCATGGCCCTGACGAAGCATCCATCCTGCGGCCGGTCAGTAATGGCCGGCGCGGACATCCGGTTCTTTTCCCGTGGACCTTGGCGTCGGCGGTCGAAAAACTGTCCGCGGACGAAGGGCTCGACGCACTTGTCCGGCGCAACCCGGTCCGAGAAATCGCCTGGACCGACGCGGGCACCTTCGAGGATCTGGACCTGCCGGCGGACTACGAGCGGTTGCAACGTGAAGAGAATCCGTGA
- a CDS encoding putative quinol monooxygenase, which yields MIHVIASIRVAAGRRAEFLKEFHALVPAVKAEAGCIDYGPTVDVASGIPVQGALRDDVVTVVERWKDLDALKAHLVAPHMQTYREKVKGLVLGMELQVLEPA from the coding sequence GTGATTCACGTCATCGCCTCGATTCGCGTTGCCGCCGGGCGGCGCGCCGAGTTTCTCAAGGAGTTTCATGCGCTGGTGCCGGCGGTAAAGGCCGAGGCCGGCTGTATCGACTACGGCCCCACGGTCGACGTCGCTAGCGGTATCCCGGTGCAGGGTGCCTTGCGTGACGACGTGGTTACGGTCGTTGAGCGCTGGAAGGACCTCGACGCCTTGAAGGCCCACCTGGTCGCGCCGCACATGCAAACGTACCGCGAGAAGGTCAAAGGGCTGGTGCTCGGCATGGAACTCCAGGTGCTCGAACCGGCCTAA